One genomic window of Polyangium aurulentum includes the following:
- a CDS encoding ATP-binding protein: protein MAEPVLRPAAEVLYRDELAALAAVDTSPRPRGWRLSPRAVRTFVLGSGGEPLPRPDGDGDIVITQKFFGDDALVERAIVTLASPRALLLVGEPGTAKSMLSELLAAAATGTSLLTVQGSAATTEDQIKYSWNYALLLAKGPGREALVPSPLYTAMREGKIARFEELTRCPVEVQDGLVSVLSDKVLLVPELPGDEGVLFAREGFNLIATANSRDRGVSEMSAALKRRFNFETVRPIRDLAVEVALVEREVEKLLVAAGAFVPLPRDTVELLVTAFQELRAGKSREGVHLDQPASALSTAEAIATLYTAALHAHYYGSGTLGVDEVVMHLPGAVLKDATEDAPRLRRYFETVVRERAEKRGGAWAALLEAARKLGRDP from the coding sequence TTGGCCGAACCCGTCCTTCGTCCCGCTGCCGAGGTGCTCTACCGCGACGAGCTCGCAGCGCTCGCCGCCGTCGACACCTCCCCCCGCCCCCGCGGCTGGCGCTTGTCGCCCCGCGCCGTCCGCACGTTCGTCCTCGGATCCGGCGGCGAACCCCTCCCGCGCCCCGACGGCGACGGCGACATCGTCATCACCCAGAAGTTCTTCGGCGACGACGCCCTGGTCGAGCGCGCCATCGTCACCCTCGCCTCCCCCCGCGCGCTCCTGCTCGTCGGCGAGCCCGGCACGGCGAAGTCCATGCTCTCGGAGCTGCTCGCCGCCGCCGCCACGGGCACGAGCCTGCTCACCGTGCAGGGCAGCGCGGCCACCACCGAGGACCAGATCAAGTACTCGTGGAACTACGCCCTCCTGCTCGCCAAGGGCCCGGGCCGCGAGGCGCTCGTCCCCTCGCCCCTCTACACGGCCATGCGCGAGGGCAAGATCGCGCGCTTCGAGGAGCTGACACGCTGCCCCGTCGAGGTGCAGGACGGCCTCGTCAGCGTGCTCAGCGACAAGGTGCTCCTCGTGCCCGAGCTCCCGGGCGACGAGGGCGTGCTCTTCGCCCGCGAGGGCTTCAACCTCATCGCGACGGCCAACTCGCGCGACCGCGGCGTCAGCGAGATGAGCGCGGCCTTGAAGCGCAGGTTCAACTTCGAGACCGTGCGCCCCATCCGCGATCTCGCCGTGGAGGTGGCGCTCGTCGAGCGCGAGGTCGAGAAGCTCCTCGTCGCCGCCGGCGCCTTCGTGCCCCTGCCCCGCGACACGGTGGAGCTGCTCGTCACGGCCTTCCAGGAGCTGCGCGCGGGCAAGAGCCGCGAGGGCGTCCACCTCGATCAGCCCGCGAGCGCGCTGTCGACCGCGGAGGCGATCGCAACGCTCTACACGGCCGCGCTGCACGCGCACTACTACGGCTCGGGCACCCTCGGCGTCGACGAGGTCGTGATGCACCTGCCCGGCGCCGTGCTCAAGGACGCGACCGAGGACGCGCCGCGCCTGCGCCGCTACTTCGAGACCGTCGTGCGCGAGCGCGCCGAGAAGCGCGGAGGCGCCTGGGCCGCGCTTCTCGAGGCGGCGCGCAAGCTCGGCCGAGATCCATGA